A genomic stretch from Plasmodium reichenowi strain SY57 chromosome 4, whole genome shotgun sequence includes:
- a CDS encoding LETM1-like protein, putative, translating to MILQEVNKKNYFYCINKYYGCLKRTFYSYKNIKFYKKNNLYIKEYEKNKTITYKDMNIGISREYFNNKRYYNKLIINNKHKVDNVFITPTVLSKHLKSEYFSTSHETLKGVNNISTNCENIKKKKKNEQQKNEEKHVEEKHNKEEQVEQQHNKEEQVEQQHNKVNQLKEQHNKVNQLKEQHNKVNQSKEQHNKVNQLKEQHNKENQSKEQHNKLNHSKEQHNKLNQLKEQHNKEFLATLKHSNVNNERRVYHEEREDPINKDNEGKIKNANTYPHINKIEDNRNEHIDMINILKKKKIIINEKETKITKFCNKSNKALKCVISILKKTSNKIKIIILQPSILKVYYENIKKNIRHTIVWVKTGILLFLTNMKISKNLIIKRLKGYRLSYSEYKLLIRTMNDMFKLIPFSFFIIIPFAEFLLPIFLKIYPNLLPSTFKNDDNFNNIKKNLYAKEQLAKFLQQLIEEKEKQLNENIGIDSDKKKNILNKFHQQLINKDEKDINPFLSVNDTLKIAKIFKEDFVLDQMNLKTLQTICHLLGLKPYGIHYHVVLQLRHHFLRLQREDRELIYEGVDNLKHNSLVEICRDRGMNFNTTEKEMKVQIQQWLQLASIKEVPYILLLYIRCVVVTHAIMDIHDEQKKNQNSQNGNNNSNKGTTNNNINSNNNNNNNNINNNNNNNNFDNHNNNIAHSSHIDDKQKLIQEAKEKLDDLKMKEQEIKKNINKQTEEEDIHNKENNLKVDFVKKNKYLQNELNMLKRICDLQHKELKIAFTSLTELAEKKQSCDINQLIKNMSQRLLDIEKHISELNVHKQVDEYFYPEDEKIDDSLNVKN from the exons atgatacTTCAAGAggttaataaaaaaaattatttttattgtattaataaatattatggGTGTTTGAAACGTACCTTTTATAgttataagaatataaaattttataaaaaaaataatttatatataaaggaatatgaaaaaaataaaactaTAACGTACAAGGACATGAATATAGGTATATCTAgagaatattttaataataaaagatattataataaattaataataaataacaaaCACAAAGTTGataatgtatttattacTCCTACTGTTTTGTCAAAACATTTAAAAAGTGAATATTTTTCGACAAGTCATGAAACCCTTAAAGGagttaataatatatcaaccaattgtgaaaatataaaaaaaaaaaaaaaaaatgaacaacaaaaaaatgaagaaaaacaCGTCGAAGAGAAAcataataaagaagaacAAGTCGAACAACAAcataataaagaagaacAAGTCGAACAACAACATAATAAAGTAAATCAATTGAAAGAACAACATAATAAAGTAAATCAATTGAAAGAACAACATAATAAAGTAAATCAATCGAAAGAACAACATAATAAAGTAAATCAATTGAAAGAACAAcataataaagaaaatcaATCGAAAGAAcaacataataaattaaatcaTTCGAAAGAAcaacataataaattaaatcaATTGAAAGAACAACACAATAAAGAATTCCTTGCTACACTAAAACATAGCAACGTTAACAATGAAAGACGTGTGTATCATGAAGAAAGAGAAGACCCAATTAACAAAGACAATGAAgggaaaataaaaaatgcAAATACATATCCCcatataaacaaaatagAAGATAATAGAAATGAACATATTGATAtgattaatattttaaaaaaaaaaaaaattataataaatgaaaaagaaacGAAAATAACTAAATTTTgtaataaaagtaataaaGCTTTAAAATGTGTTATAtcaattttaaaaaaaacgagtaataaaataaaaattattatattacaaccttctatattaaaagtttattatgaaaatataaaaaaaaatataaggCATACTATTGTATGGGTAAAAACGGgtatattgttatttttaacaaatatgaaaatatcaaaaaattTGATTATTAAAAGATTAAAAGGTTATCGATTATCTTATTcagaatataaattattaattagAACTATGAATGATATGTTTAAATTAATAccattttctttttttataataataccaTTTGCTGAATTTCTGTTAccaatatttttaaaaatatatcctAATCTTTTACCTTCtacatttaaaaatgatgataattttaataatattaaaaaaaatttatatgcAAAAGAGCAGCTAGCCAAATTTCTACAACAACTTATAgaagaaaaggaaaagcaattaaatgaaaacaTAGGAATTGATTcagataaaaaaaaaaatattttaaataaattcCATCAAcaattaattaataaagatgaaaaagatattaatCCTTTCCTTAGTGTTAATGATACTTTAAAAATTGCAAAAATCTTTAAAGAAGATTTTGTATTAGATCAAATGAACTTAAAAACATTACAAACAATTTGTCATCTTCTAGGCTTGAAACCATATGGTATACATTATCATGTTGTATTACAATTAAGACACCATTTCTTAAGATTACAAAGAGAAGATAGagaattaatatatgaagGGGTGGATAATTTAAAACATAACTCATTAGTAGAAATATGTAGAGATAGAGGTATGAACTTTAATACAACcgaaaaagaaatgaaagTACAAATTCAACAATGGTTACAACTAGCGAGCATTAAAGAAGTTCCATATATACTTCTCTTATATATTAGATGTGTAGTTGTAACACATGCCATCATGGATATACATgatgaacaaaaaaaaaatcaaaacTCACAAAATGGAAACAACAACAGTAATAAGGGTActactaataataatattaatagtaataataataataataataataatattaataataataataataataataattttgataatcataataataatattgcTCATTCATCACACATTGATGATAAACAAAAACTAATACAAGAAGCTAAAGAAAAATTAGatgatttaaaaatgaaagaacaagaaattaaaaaaaatattaacaaaCAAACCGAAGAAGAGGATATACACaataaggaaaataatCTCAAGGTTGattttgttaaaaaaaataaatatttgcAGAATGAGTTAAACATGTTGAAGCGTATTTGTGACTTGCAGCACAA AGAACTTAAAATTGCCTTTACCTCCTTAACAGAACTAGctgaaaaaaaacaatcat gCGACATTAACCAACTAATCAAAAATATGTCCCAAAGATTGCTAGATATTGAAAAACACATCAGCGAACTGAATGTACATAAGCAAGTG gatgaatatttttatccCGAGGATGAAAAAATTGACGATTCTTTGaatgtaaaaaattaa
- a CDS encoding bifunctional dihydrofolate reductase-thymidylate synthase, with protein MMEQVCDVFDIYAICACCKVENKNEGKKNEVFNNYTFRGLGNKGVLPWKCNSLDMKYFCAVTTYVNESKYEKLKYKRCKYLNKETVDNVNDMPNSKKLQNVVVMGRTSWESIPKKFKPLSNRINVILSRTLKKEDFDEDVYIINKVEDLIVLLGKLNYYKCFIIGGSVVYQEFLEKKLIKKIYFTRINSTYECDVFFPAINENEYQIISVSDVYTSNNTTLDFIIYQKKNNKVLNEQDCIKGEEKNNDMPLKNDDKDTCHMKKLTEFYKNVDKYKINYENDDDDDEEDDFVYFNFNKEKEEKNKNSVHPNDFQIYNSLKYKYHPEYQYLNIIYDIMMNGNKQSDRTGVGVLSKFGYIMKFDLSQYFPLLTTKKLFLRGIIEELLWFIRGETNGNTLLNKNVRIWEANGTREFLDNRKLFHREVNDLGPIYGFQWRHFGAEYTNMYDNYENKGVDQLKNIINLIKNDPTSRRILLCAWNVKDLDQMALPPCHILCQFYVFDGKLSCIMYQRSCDLGLGVPFNIASYSIFTHMIAQVCNLQPAQFIHVLGNAHVYNNHIDSLKIQLNRIPYPFPTLKLNPDIKNIEDFTISDFTIQNYVHHEKISMDMAA; from the coding sequence ATGATGGAACAAGTCTGCGACGTTTTCGATATTTATGCCATATGTGCATGTTGTAAGGTTGAAAACAAAAATGaggggaaaaaaaatgaggTTTTTAATAACTACACATTTAGAGGTCTAGGAAATAAAGGAGTACTACCATGGAAATGTAATTCCCTAgatatgaaatatttttgtgcAGTTACTACATATGTGAATGAAtcaaaatatgaaaaattgaaatataagagatgtaaatatttaaacAAAGAAACTGTGGATAATGTAAATGATATGCCTAATTCgaaaaaattacaaaatgTTGTAGTTATGGGAAGAACAAGCTGGGAAAGCATTccaaaaaaatttaaacCTTTAAGTAATAGGATAAATGTTATATTGTCTAGAAccttaaaaaaagaagattTTGATGAAGATGTTTATATCATTAACAAAGTTGAAGATCTAATAGTTCTACTTGGGAAATTAAATTACtataaatgttttattatagGAGGTTCCGTTGTTTATCAAGAATTTTtagaaaagaaattaataaaaaaaatatattttactaGAATAAATAGTACATATGAATGTGATGTATTTTTTCCAGcaataaatgaaaatgagTATCAAATTATTTCTGTTAGCGATGTATATACTAGTAACAATACAACATTGgattttatcatttatcagaaaaagaataataaagtGTTAAATGAACAAGATTGTATAAAAggagaagaaaaaaataatgatatgcCTTTAAAGAATGATGACAAAGATACATGtcatatgaaaaaattaacagaattttacaaaaatgtagacaaatataaaattaattatgaaaatgatgatgatgatgatgaagaagatgattttgtttattttaattttaataaagaaaaagaagagaaaaataaaaattctGTACATCCAAATGattttcaaatatataatagcttgaaatataaatatcatCCTGAATACcaatatttaaatattatttatgataTTATGATGAATGGAAATAAACAAAGTGATCGAACGGGAGTAGGTGTTTTAAGTAAATTCGgatatattatgaaattTGATTTAAGTCAATATTTCCCATTATTAACTACaaagaaattatttttaagaGGAATTATTGAAGAATTGCTTTGGTTTATTAGAGGAGAAACAAATGGTAATACGTTGTTAAATAAGAATGTAAGGATATGGGAAGCTAATGGTACTAGGGAATTTTTAGATAATAGAAAATTATTTCATAGAGAAGTTAACGATTTAGGACCTATTTATGGTTTTCAATGGAGACATTTCGGTGCtgaatatacaaatatgtatgataattatgaaaataaagGAGTGGAtcaattaaaaaatataataaatttaattaaaaatgatcCTACAAGTAGAAGAATTCTTTTGTGTGCATGGAATGTAAAAGATCTTGACCAAATGGCATTACCTCCTTGTCATATTTTATGTCAGTTTTATGTTTTCGATGGGAAATTATCATGTATTATGTATCAAAGATCATGTGATTTAGGGCTAGGAGTACCTTTTAATATTGCTTCTTATTCTATTTTTACTCATATGATTGCACAAGTCTGTAATTTGCAACCTGCGCAGTTCATACACGTTTTAGGAAATGCACatgtttataataatcaCATTGATAGTTTAAAAATTCAACTTAACAGAATACCCTATCCATTCCCAACACTTAAATTAAATCcagatattaaaaatattgaagaTTTTACAATTTCGGATTTTACAATACAAAATTATGTTCATCATGAAAAAATTTCAATGGATATGGCTGCTTAA